Proteins encoded within one genomic window of Sphingomonas sp. G-3-2-10:
- a CDS encoding TonB-dependent receptor: MRAILILLTASTAPLSLIAATPALAQEQGTEGVTRYPPDFFARAQPVNANDMGVLVPGFRIIEGDAEVRGYSGAAGNVLIDGQRPAGKAETIETLLKRIPASRVREIQLIRAGAAGFDMQGYAVIVNIVLESNSKLSGRAEGEYAIYRHGYRAPRVAGQLAYGSGSRRIDLSGAVYREIDDEHGYGSRNRYALNGSPVRLASYFQPEGTDVIEGTIGYRQPLTGGDLRLSGLIRDARMFANIGYDVRVPAIETIRGSERKHTRTYEAGLRYERPLGDASSVELIASHRAVSKTALESETSASGSDRSNEHADSSESILRVAFRHRTGPLALEMGGEGAINILDSANLFFEDNLPVAIPNAHVRVEEQRAEIFATATWTLSPGLSLETGARYEFSRLEQSGDTELGKSLAFLKPRVRLSWMPGKRDQLRFLFEREVGQLDFGDFVGAASINSGTISAGNRDLEPDSLWRAELSYEHGIGAGSLVLAARREWISDLIDQLPIHDGGTVYDAVGNIGSATRTAFEANLNLPLDSYGLKGVTVKADGLFQRSEATDPTTGETRRISGDTPVEAGVTLTHDIPAWQLRWGSTWVFAAEDSDFKVSEVQTDRIEGRLDLFVEYKPRGGWSLRLFAKNLTDSPVTRTRDVFTGPRGVSALRYRDVRTLRSGPYFGLTIQRSFGE; encoded by the coding sequence ATGCGCGCCATTCTCATCCTTCTCACCGCCTCGACGGCGCCCCTTTCGCTGATCGCAGCAACCCCCGCGCTCGCTCAGGAGCAGGGTACGGAAGGCGTCACGCGCTATCCGCCGGACTTTTTCGCGCGCGCCCAGCCAGTCAACGCCAACGACATGGGGGTGCTGGTTCCCGGCTTCCGCATCATCGAAGGCGACGCGGAAGTACGCGGCTATTCCGGCGCGGCGGGCAATGTCCTGATCGACGGCCAGCGCCCGGCCGGCAAGGCCGAGACGATCGAGACGTTGCTCAAGCGGATTCCGGCCTCGCGAGTCCGCGAAATCCAGCTGATCCGTGCCGGGGCGGCGGGGTTCGACATGCAGGGCTACGCGGTGATCGTGAACATCGTCCTCGAATCGAACAGCAAGCTGAGCGGCCGCGCCGAAGGCGAATACGCCATCTATCGCCACGGCTATCGCGCGCCGCGCGTGGCCGGTCAGCTCGCCTATGGCAGCGGATCGCGGCGCATCGACCTGTCCGGCGCCGTCTATCGCGAAATCGACGACGAGCATGGCTATGGCAGCCGCAACCGCTATGCGCTGAACGGAAGTCCGGTGCGGCTGGCGAGCTATTTCCAGCCCGAAGGCACCGATGTGATCGAAGGCACGATCGGATACCGCCAGCCGCTGACCGGCGGCGACCTGCGCCTCAGCGGCCTGATCCGCGACGCGCGGATGTTCGCCAATATCGGCTATGACGTGCGCGTGCCCGCGATCGAGACGATCCGCGGCAGCGAGCGCAAGCACACCCGTACCTACGAAGCCGGGCTGCGCTATGAACGGCCGCTGGGCGACGCGAGCAGCGTCGAGCTGATCGCCAGCCATCGCGCCGTTTCGAAGACCGCGCTGGAAAGCGAGACGTCCGCATCGGGCAGCGATCGTTCGAACGAACATGCCGACAGCAGCGAGAGCATCCTGCGGGTCGCCTTCCGCCACCGCACCGGGCCGCTCGCGCTGGAAATGGGCGGCGAAGGCGCGATCAACATCCTCGACAGCGCGAACCTGTTCTTCGAGGACAATCTGCCCGTCGCGATCCCGAACGCCCATGTGCGCGTCGAGGAGCAGCGCGCCGAGATCTTCGCGACCGCGACCTGGACGCTGTCTCCCGGCCTCTCGCTCGAGACCGGCGCGCGCTATGAATTCTCGCGGCTGGAGCAAAGCGGCGACACCGAACTCGGCAAGTCGCTCGCCTTCCTGAAGCCCCGCGTACGCCTGAGCTGGATGCCGGGGAAGCGCGATCAGTTGCGCTTCCTGTTCGAGCGCGAGGTCGGCCAGCTCGACTTCGGCGATTTCGTCGGCGCGGCTTCGATCAACAGCGGGACGATCAGCGCGGGAAATCGCGACCTCGAGCCCGACAGCCTGTGGCGCGCCGAGCTTTCCTACGAACATGGAATCGGCGCGGGATCGCTGGTGCTGGCGGCGCGTCGGGAATGGATCTCGGATCTGATCGATCAGCTGCCCATCCATGACGGCGGCACGGTCTATGACGCAGTCGGCAATATCGGATCGGCGACGCGCACGGCGTTCGAAGCCAATCTGAACCTCCCGCTCGATTCCTACGGTCTCAAGGGAGTGACGGTGAAGGCCGACGGCCTGTTCCAGCGCAGCGAGGCGACCGATCCGACCACCGGCGAGACGCGCCGCATCTCAGGCGACACGCCGGTCGAAGCCGGCGTCACACTGACCCACGACATTCCCGCATGGCAGCTGCGCTGGGGCAGCACTTGGGTGTTCGCCGCCGAAGACAGCGACTTCAAGGTCTCAGAAGTCCAGACCGACCGAATCGAAGGCCGGCTGGACCTGTTCGTCGAATACAAGCCGCGCGGCGGCTGGTCGCTGCGCCTGTTCGCCAAAAACCTGACCGACAGCCCGGTGACGCGGACCCGCGACGTGTTCACCGGGCCGCGCGGCGTCAGTGCGCTCCGCTATCGCGACGTGCGCACGCTGCGCAGCGGACCCTATTTCGGTCTGACGATTCAGCGCAGCTTCGGCGAGTGA
- a CDS encoding sensor histidine kinase, with product MTRSSLRLRLLVGAGVAIFAALALAWLGISLLFHQHVERREAAALERLAEQVIAGLRLDASGKPLVEAQLPDSRLQAMAGGLYWQAVAPGGSAQSPSLWDQSLPAAPISATGWSTANVAGPFEKRLTMVGREIRLNPGGPVVAVRAAQDDGEMRGALREFDRELALSLGLLWLVLALAAYVQVSLGLRPLDRLRQELDRLRRSPAARLSDSHPREIAPLTGAINALAEAREGDLGRARRRAADLAHSLKTPLAVLSAQSRRARDAGAVTAAEGLDRAIEAMGAALETELARSRAAAARGGGGESAPLGIVEGLVAVIERTESGERIAFTVEIDPELRLPVESADLAEMLGALIENATRHARRQVRIAGTAFAISVEDDGPGMDHAAAVAAMQRGTRLDEAGAGHGLGLAIVRDLAEAIEADFTLGRSDLGGLAAHLRWRDHSPKLR from the coding sequence GTGACGCGCAGTTCGCTGCGGCTGCGGCTCCTCGTCGGGGCCGGGGTGGCGATCTTCGCGGCGCTGGCGCTGGCCTGGCTCGGAATCTCGCTGCTGTTCCACCAGCATGTCGAACGGCGCGAAGCCGCGGCGCTGGAGCGGCTGGCCGAACAGGTGATCGCCGGGCTGCGGCTGGATGCCTCGGGCAAGCCCTTGGTCGAGGCGCAACTGCCGGACAGCCGGCTGCAGGCGATGGCCGGCGGGCTCTACTGGCAGGCGGTCGCGCCGGGCGGCAGCGCGCAATCGCCGTCGCTATGGGATCAGAGCCTGCCCGCCGCGCCGATTTCGGCGACCGGCTGGAGCACCGCCAATGTCGCCGGGCCGTTCGAGAAGCGCCTGACGATGGTCGGGCGCGAGATTCGCCTGAACCCGGGCGGGCCCGTGGTCGCGGTCCGTGCCGCGCAGGACGATGGCGAGATGCGCGGCGCGCTGCGCGAGTTCGATCGCGAACTTGCCTTGTCGCTCGGCCTGTTGTGGCTCGTGCTGGCGCTCGCCGCCTATGTCCAGGTCAGCCTCGGCCTGCGCCCGCTCGACCGGCTGCGGCAGGAACTCGACCGACTGCGGCGCAGCCCCGCCGCGCGCCTCTCGGATTCGCATCCTCGCGAGATTGCCCCGCTGACCGGTGCGATCAACGCGCTGGCCGAGGCGCGCGAAGGCGATCTCGGCCGCGCCCGCCGCCGCGCCGCCGATCTGGCGCACAGCCTGAAGACTCCGCTCGCCGTGCTTTCCGCCCAGAGCCGCCGCGCGCGCGACGCCGGCGCGGTCACCGCCGCCGAGGGGCTCGACCGCGCGATCGAAGCGATGGGCGCGGCGCTCGAAACCGAACTGGCCCGCTCCCGCGCCGCCGCCGCGCGTGGCGGGGGTGGCGAATCCGCCCCGCTGGGGATCGTCGAGGGTCTCGTCGCCGTCATCGAGCGCACAGAGAGCGGCGAGCGGATCGCCTTCACCGTAGAGATCGACCCCGAACTGCGCCTTCCCGTCGAGAGCGCCGATCTGGCCGAAATGCTCGGCGCGCTGATCGAGAATGCCACGCGCCACGCCCGGCGGCAGGTGCGCATCGCCGGAACGGCGTTCGCCATCAGCGTCGAGGACGACGGGCCGGGCATGGATCACGCCGCCGCCGTCGCGGCGATGCAGCGCGGAACGCGGCTCGACGAGGCGGGCGCCGGCCACGGGCTGGGTCTCGCGATTGTCCGCGATCTCGCCGAAGCGATCGAGGCGGATTTCACGCTCGGCCGCTCCGATCTGGGCGGTCTCGCCGCGCATCTGCGCTGGCGCGATCACTCGCCGAAGCTGCGCTGA
- a CDS encoding response regulator transcription factor, with protein MRALLVEDDPDLAEDVARALTAAGFVVDRCSEGDQAWFQGDVENYAIAILDLGLPRLDGLSVLRRWRHAGRNMPVLVLTARGDWTEKVEGIEAGADDYMAKPFAMGELTARAKALVRRAAGHASPVLAIGRLTIDTVRMTVAIEGNPVQLSQLEFRLLNFLAHQDRVVAAGEIAEHLYGSGDGNDTNAIEAIVMRLRRKVGSDVIETRRGLGYTLAGRAG; from the coding sequence ATGCGCGCATTGCTTGTCGAGGACGATCCCGATCTTGCCGAAGACGTCGCACGCGCGCTGACCGCCGCGGGTTTCGTCGTCGATCGTTGCAGCGAGGGCGATCAGGCCTGGTTCCAGGGCGATGTCGAGAATTATGCGATCGCCATCCTCGATCTCGGCCTGCCGCGCCTCGACGGGCTGAGCGTCCTGCGCCGCTGGCGCCATGCCGGGCGCAACATGCCGGTGCTGGTGCTGACCGCGCGCGGCGACTGGACCGAGAAGGTCGAGGGGATCGAAGCCGGTGCCGACGATTACATGGCCAAGCCCTTCGCGATGGGCGAGCTGACCGCGCGCGCCAAGGCGCTGGTCCGCCGCGCCGCGGGGCATGCCAGCCCGGTGCTTGCGATCGGCCGGCTGACGATCGATACCGTGCGGATGACGGTCGCGATCGAGGGCAACCCGGTTCAGCTCTCGCAGCTCGAATTCCGCCTGCTCAATTTCCTCGCGCATCAGGATCGCGTCGTAGCGGCAGGGGAGATCGCCGAGCATCTCTACGGCTCGGGCGACGGCAACGACACCAATGCCATCGAAGCGATCGTGATGCGGCTGCGGCGCAAGGTCGGCAGCGACGTGATCGAGACGCGGCGTGGGCTTGGGTACACGCTGGCGGGGCGCGCCGGGTGA
- a CDS encoding PepSY domain-containing protein has translation MKHIPQILAAIALIAPSATYFAAPAMTQDAPKKQSKEERNRASQEAIRTAVQRGELLPLPRILAIAQAKVPGNVIKVELEDEPWGIKYEVKILTPAGRVREVELNARTGAVVRIEDD, from the coding sequence ATGAAGCATATCCCCCAAATCCTCGCCGCCATCGCGCTGATCGCGCCGTCCGCAACCTATTTCGCCGCGCCGGCCATGACGCAGGACGCGCCGAAGAAACAGTCGAAGGAAGAGCGCAACCGCGCATCTCAGGAAGCCATCCGCACCGCCGTGCAGCGCGGCGAATTGCTGCCCCTGCCGCGCATCCTGGCGATCGCGCAGGCGAAGGTGCCCGGTAACGTGATCAAGGTCGAGCTTGAGGATGAGCCCTGGGGCATCAAATATGAAGTGAAGATCCTGACGCCGGCCGGCCGGGTGCGGGAAGTCGAACTCAACGCCCGCACGGGTGCGGTGGTTCGCATCGAGGACGACTGA
- a CDS encoding TrbC/VirB2 family protein, with the protein MQFGTGWTSLSDPPGANPIGAALSWLEGTLSGTIATTIAVIAIASLGFGMLAGRIDLRRGATTIAGCFILFGASSIVAGLRHAVSGASPDAPEMALVDPSPPVVVPPPAPRQDPYAGASLRR; encoded by the coding sequence ATGCAGTTTGGGACCGGATGGACATCGCTGAGCGATCCGCCGGGGGCGAACCCGATCGGTGCGGCGCTCTCCTGGCTCGAAGGGACGCTCTCGGGCACCATCGCGACGACGATCGCGGTGATCGCAATCGCCTCGCTGGGTTTCGGGATGTTGGCCGGGCGGATCGACCTGCGCCGGGGCGCAACGACGATCGCGGGATGCTTCATCCTGTTCGGCGCGTCGAGCATCGTCGCGGGCCTGAGACATGCGGTCTCCGGAGCATCGCCTGACGCTCCGGAAATGGCGCTTGTCGATCCATCGCCACCAGTGGTCGTTCCGCCACCAGCACCGCGGCAGGATCCTTATGCCGGTGCATCGCTGCGGCGCTGA
- a CDS encoding DUF2171 domain-containing protein, giving the protein MDNRYPGYGDEYRSYFGPDDQIQQPSQRTFSDYRDSGGGRYGAPSQFDSGAPRYRAGERGREAYGPRGNYTGQRERDDWDYPRASQPRNRDSYNYDERSFFERAGDEVRSWFGDEEAERRRERDMRQDNARARQEDGHYRSWRTQRMAELDRDYDEYRSENAQRFHNEFSAWRTDRQGQRDGLGRVTEHMEVIGSDGAHIGTVDKVRGDRIVLTKSDSDAGGHHHSIPSRWIQSVGDGVTIRKTAEEAKAAWKDEERGAFFGSERDDDRSWKTDHNLNRAFPGTY; this is encoded by the coding sequence ATGGACAACCGTTACCCCGGCTATGGCGATGAGTATCGCAGCTATTTCGGGCCGGACGATCAGATCCAGCAGCCCAGCCAGCGTACCTTCAGCGATTACCGCGATTCGGGCGGAGGCCGCTATGGCGCGCCAAGCCAGTTCGACAGCGGCGCGCCCCGGTATCGCGCGGGCGAGCGCGGCCGCGAAGCCTATGGCCCGCGCGGCAATTATACCGGCCAGCGCGAGCGCGATGATTGGGATTACCCCCGCGCTTCACAGCCCCGCAACCGCGACAGCTACAATTACGACGAGCGCAGCTTCTTCGAGCGCGCGGGCGACGAAGTCCGTTCGTGGTTCGGCGACGAGGAAGCGGAGCGCCGCCGCGAGCGCGACATGCGTCAGGACAATGCCCGTGCGCGGCAGGAGGACGGCCATTATCGCAGCTGGCGTACCCAGCGGATGGCCGAGCTCGACCGCGACTATGACGAATATCGCAGCGAGAATGCGCAGCGTTTCCACAATGAGTTCAGCGCGTGGCGAACCGACCGGCAGGGTCAGCGCGACGGACTGGGCCGCGTGACCGAGCATATGGAAGTGATCGGATCGGACGGCGCGCATATCGGCACGGTCGACAAGGTGCGCGGCGACCGGATCGTGCTGACGAAGAGCGATTCGGACGCCGGCGGGCATCACCACTCGATCCCGTCGCGCTGGATCCAGTCCGTGGGCGACGGCGTAACGATCCGCAAGACGGCCGAGGAGGCGAAGGCGGCGTGGAAGGACGAGGAACGCGGCGCCTTCTTCGGAAGCGAGCGCGACGACGACCGGTCATGGAAGACCGATCACAATCTCAACCGGGCCTTCCCCGGCACCTATTGA
- a CDS encoding alpha/beta hydrolase: MIVRTLFAAAALAAASVTLAPAASAATAAASRDETIQMGHISIRAIGAGKPVFLIPGLSSPRAVWDGVAPELAKTHRVYLVQINGFGGDDPRNNLTPDLLDGVLAELHAYIRENKAQGAAVVGHSLGGLLGMMLAAKYPADVGRLMVVDAMPFIGTIFGAADVAAIEPRATQMRDMIAGGHEQARAAADTPVTRDPGGNMSITPEGRIQVANWSRHADLRVVATAMYEDMVTDMRPAIGKIAAKPFTVLYAAGMGEAEAKAMWKPAYAGSSAKLVAIPGSYHFIMIDQPALFASELAKFLAE; this comes from the coding sequence ATGATCGTTCGTACCCTTTTTGCCGCCGCCGCGCTGGCCGCCGCTTCGGTCACCCTCGCGCCCGCAGCTTCGGCAGCGACCGCCGCTGCTTCTCGCGACGAGACGATTCAGATGGGCCATATCTCGATCCGGGCGATCGGCGCGGGCAAGCCGGTGTTCCTGATCCCTGGCCTGTCCAGCCCGCGCGCGGTGTGGGATGGCGTCGCGCCGGAGCTGGCGAAGACGCACCGCGTCTATCTGGTGCAGATCAACGGCTTCGGCGGCGACGATCCGCGCAACAACCTGACGCCCGACCTGCTCGACGGCGTGCTGGCGGAGCTCCACGCCTATATCCGCGAGAACAAGGCACAGGGGGCGGCGGTGGTCGGCCATTCGCTGGGCGGCCTGCTCGGCATGATGCTGGCGGCGAAATATCCCGCCGATGTCGGACGGCTGATGGTGGTCGACGCGATGCCGTTCATCGGCACCATCTTCGGCGCGGCCGATGTCGCCGCGATCGAGCCGCGCGCGACGCAGATGCGCGACATGATCGCCGGCGGCCATGAGCAGGCCAGGGCTGCCGCGGACACGCCGGTGACGCGCGATCCGGGCGGCAACATGTCGATCACGCCGGAAGGCCGGATCCAGGTGGCCAACTGGTCGCGCCACGCCGATCTGCGCGTCGTCGCGACGGCGATGTACGAGGATATGGTAACCGACATGCGTCCCGCGATCGGAAAGATCGCCGCGAAGCCGTTCACCGTGCTCTATGCGGCGGGCATGGGCGAAGCCGAGGCGAAGGCGATGTGGAAGCCGGCCTATGCCGGATCGAGCGCGAAGCTGGTTGCCATCCCGGGCAGCTATCACTTCATCATGATCGACCAGCCCGCGCTGTTCGCGAGCGAACTGGCGAAGTTCCTGGCGGAATGA
- a CDS encoding helix-turn-helix transcriptional regulator — protein MNNRLRVLRAERAWSQQDLAERLEVSRQSVNAIETGRYDPSLPLAFRIADLFELAIEDIFMNPSKDSGQ, from the coding sequence GTGAATAACCGCCTGCGCGTGCTCCGCGCCGAGCGCGCATGGAGCCAGCAGGACCTTGCCGAACGCCTCGAAGTCTCGCGCCAGAGCGTGAACGCGATCGAGACCGGGCGTTACGACCCCTCGCTGCCGCTCGCTTTTCGCATCGCCGATCTGTTCGAACTGGCGATCGAGGATATCTTCATGAACCCGTCAAAGGATTCCGGCCAATGA
- a CDS encoding Mur ligase family protein gives MDHRKPYFFVGIGGSGMMPLSMILAGQGATVAGSDRSLDSGRLPAKFDDLRTRGVALFPQDGSGITSADQIVVASAAIEATVPDMIAAERVGAARLSRAELLASLFNEAGTSIGVAGTSGKSTVTGMIGWILHACGRDPTVMNGAVMKNFVSPDAPFASALVGQGDAFVSEVDESDGSIALYRPRVAVLNNVSLDHKSMEELRELFGDFVGKAETAVINAGDAEAAALAGRAGKVVTFAIDAPADLSAENLAPEPYAIAFDLVRGGARTRVRLAVPGRHNVSNALAAIGAALAAGISEADAVMAIAGFTGLKRRFELVGERGGVAVIDDFGHNPDKIAATLDTLHAFSGRLLVMFQPHGYGPLKVMRHELVEMFRAQLGADDLLVLPDPVYHGGTTNREVTSADIVADVGGNARHIADRAAAANYLVDAAKPGDRIVVMGARDDTLSLLAAEMVAGLPA, from the coding sequence ATGGATCACCGCAAACCTTACTTCTTCGTCGGCATCGGCGGATCGGGCATGATGCCCTTGTCGATGATCCTCGCGGGGCAGGGCGCGACTGTGGCGGGATCGGACCGCAGCCTCGATTCTGGACGGCTGCCTGCCAAGTTCGACGATCTGCGCACGCGCGGCGTGGCGCTGTTCCCGCAGGACGGGAGCGGGATCACTTCGGCGGACCAGATCGTGGTGGCATCGGCGGCGATCGAAGCGACCGTGCCGGACATGATCGCGGCGGAGCGCGTGGGTGCGGCGCGGCTGTCGCGGGCGGAGCTGCTGGCGAGCCTGTTCAACGAAGCGGGGACGTCGATCGGCGTCGCGGGGACCAGCGGCAAATCGACCGTGACGGGGATGATCGGCTGGATTCTCCATGCCTGCGGGCGCGATCCGACGGTGATGAACGGCGCGGTGATGAAGAATTTCGTGTCGCCCGATGCGCCGTTCGCTAGCGCGCTGGTGGGGCAGGGCGACGCCTTCGTCAGCGAAGTCGACGAGAGCGACGGATCGATCGCGCTCTACCGGCCGCGCGTGGCGGTGCTCAACAATGTCAGCCTCGACCACAAGTCGATGGAGGAATTGCGCGAGCTGTTCGGCGATTTCGTCGGCAAGGCCGAGACGGCGGTGATCAATGCGGGCGACGCCGAAGCGGCGGCGCTGGCCGGCCGCGCGGGCAAGGTGGTGACCTTCGCGATCGACGCGCCGGCCGATCTGAGCGCGGAGAATCTGGCGCCCGAACCCTATGCGATCGCGTTCGATCTGGTACGCGGCGGCGCGCGGACCCGGGTGCGGCTGGCGGTACCGGGGCGTCACAACGTCTCCAACGCGCTGGCGGCAATCGGCGCGGCGCTGGCGGCGGGCATTAGCGAAGCCGATGCCGTGATGGCGATCGCAGGCTTTACCGGGCTGAAGCGCCGGTTCGAACTGGTCGGCGAGCGCGGCGGTGTCGCGGTGATCGACGATTTCGGGCACAATCCGGACAAGATCGCAGCGACGCTGGATACGCTGCACGCCTTTTCCGGCCGGTTGCTGGTGATGTTCCAGCCGCATGGCTATGGCCCGCTGAAGGTGATGCGGCACGAACTGGTCGAGATGTTCCGGGCGCAACTGGGCGCGGACGACCTGCTGGTGCTACCCGATCCGGTCTATCATGGCGGCACGACGAACCGCGAAGTGACCAGCGCGGATATCGTCGCGGATGTGGGCGGTAATGCCCGCCATATCGCCGATCGTGCTGCGGCTGCGAACTATCTGGTGGACGCCGCGAAACCGGGCGACCGCATCGTTGTAATGGGGGCCCGCGACGATACGCTCAGCCTGCTGGCGGCGGAGATGGTGGCGGGCTTGCCCGCTTAG
- a CDS encoding LD-carboxypeptidase: protein MRIGVVAPARTVTREAAARMSAFMALTYPGHEIVFHPQCFLEEGHFAGPDNVRAAAFLEFANDPAFDAIWFARGGYGSNRILHTIMPQIGLAARNKTYIGYSDMGFMLGALYARRIGRQAHGSMSSSMGRNDTGEDAGWVLDWLIDGGRKGLEPSLLTDRRPAAAFNLSILAALIGTPWLPDLTDHVLMIEEVDEPLYRIDRMLFQMAHATQLKGVAGIRLGQVTAIKDNGEAEGNYNFGETLEQMITRWCGEMGVPYLGRAEIGHVRLNRVVPFGVA, encoded by the coding sequence ATGCGCATCGGAGTCGTCGCGCCGGCACGGACGGTCACCAGGGAAGCAGCGGCGCGCATGTCGGCCTTCATGGCGCTGACCTATCCCGGGCACGAGATCGTGTTTCACCCGCAATGCTTCCTCGAGGAAGGCCATTTCGCCGGGCCGGACAATGTCCGCGCCGCCGCCTTCCTCGAATTCGCCAACGATCCCGCCTTCGACGCGATCTGGTTCGCGCGCGGCGGCTATGGGTCGAACCGCATCCTCCATACGATCATGCCCCAGATCGGGCTGGCCGCGCGCAACAAGACCTATATCGGCTATTCGGATATGGGCTTCATGCTCGGCGCGCTCTACGCCCGCCGCATCGGCCGCCAGGCGCATGGCTCGATGTCGAGCAGCATGGGCCGCAACGACACCGGCGAGGATGCCGGCTGGGTGCTCGACTGGCTGATCGACGGCGGCAGGAAGGGTCTCGAACCCAGCCTGCTGACCGACAGGCGCCCCGCCGCCGCGTTCAACCTCTCGATCCTCGCCGCGCTGATCGGCACGCCGTGGCTGCCCGACCTGACCGATCACGTCCTGATGATCGAGGAAGTCGACGAGCCGCTCTATCGGATCGACCGGATGCTGTTCCAGATGGCGCACGCGACCCAGCTCAAGGGCGTCGCCGGCATCCGCCTCGGTCAGGTCACCGCGATCAAGGACAATGGCGAAGCCGAGGGCAATTACAATTTCGGCGAGACGCTGGAACAGATGATCACCCGCTGGTGCGGCGAGATGGGCGTCCCCTATCTCGGCCGCGCAGAGATCGGCCATGTCCGCCTGAACCGCGTGGTGCCGTTCGGGGTCGCCTGA
- a CDS encoding helix-turn-helix domain-containing protein codes for MSARSGYDPSIPVDPRVEALVNDVIGRVADKWTMLVLEELEQGGELRFTQIGKRVPGISQKMLTQTLRQMERDGLLIRTVHPVVPPKVEYRLTPLGNTLSEAFCGVWTWAEGNLDAIEAARAAFDAKVTG; via the coding sequence ATGAGCGCACGATCCGGATATGATCCGTCCATCCCCGTCGATCCGCGCGTCGAGGCGCTGGTGAACGATGTGATCGGCCGTGTCGCCGACAAATGGACGATGCTGGTGCTGGAGGAACTGGAGCAGGGCGGCGAACTGCGCTTCACCCAGATCGGCAAGCGCGTCCCCGGCATCAGCCAGAAGATGCTGACCCAGACGCTGCGCCAGATGGAGCGCGACGGGCTGTTGATCCGCACCGTCCACCCGGTCGTGCCGCCCAAGGTGGAATATCGCCTGACTCCGCTGGGCAACACGCTGAGCGAGGCCTTTTGCGGGGTATGGACCTGGGCTGAGGGGAATCTTGACGCGATCGAGGCGGCGCGGGCGGCGTTCGATGCGAAGGTGACGGGCTAG
- a CDS encoding SDR family oxidoreductase has product MNPTGNTILITGGGSGIGRELALRFAGLGNKVIVAGRRAAALDEVAAAAPGIATALLDIADGDAIPGFAEQLIRDHPELNVVIHNAGIMIAEDLAGDFLATAEASVATNLLGPIRLTSALLPHLRTRRNAAIVTVSSGLAFVPLAATPTYSATKAAIHSWSQSLRHRLAGDGIEVIELAPPGVQTDLMPGHAADPNMMPLDDFMDETMALFATQPTPAEICVERVGILRNAERGGQFDRVFAMLNGAA; this is encoded by the coding sequence ATGAACCCCACGGGCAACACCATCCTCATCACTGGCGGCGGATCGGGCATCGGCCGCGAACTGGCGCTGCGGTTCGCAGGCCTGGGCAACAAGGTGATCGTCGCCGGGCGTCGCGCCGCCGCGCTAGACGAAGTCGCCGCCGCCGCGCCGGGCATCGCCACCGCTCTGCTCGACATCGCCGATGGCGACGCGATCCCCGGATTCGCCGAACAGCTGATCCGCGACCATCCCGAACTGAACGTCGTGATCCACAATGCCGGGATCATGATCGCCGAGGATCTGGCCGGCGACTTCCTCGCCACCGCCGAAGCGAGCGTCGCCACCAATTTGCTCGGCCCGATCCGCCTGACTTCGGCGCTGCTGCCGCATCTGCGTACCCGCCGGAACGCCGCGATCGTCACCGTCTCGTCGGGCCTCGCCTTCGTGCCGCTGGCCGCCACGCCGACCTATTCGGCGACCAAGGCCGCGATCCACAGCTGGTCGCAATCGCTGCGGCACAGGCTCGCAGGCGATGGCATCGAAGTGATCGAGCTCGCCCCGCCGGGCGTCCAGACCGACCTGATGCCCGGTCATGCCGCCGACCCGAACATGATGCCGCTCGACGATTTCATGGACGAGACGATGGCGCTGTTCGCCACCCAACCGACCCCGGCCGAAATCTGCGTCGAGCGCGTCGGCATCCTGCGCAACGCCGAACGCGGCGGCCAGTTCGACCGGGTCTTCGCGATGCTCAACGGCGCGGCCTGA
- a CDS encoding DUF3806 domain-containing protein, giving the protein MSGTVLEAEESQYLEAQRGWLKAHFPDNPEGRYATVEGKIDLIERILANGWITEGETRQYQALGVGFGDSLAQELGFVWVTVQDEHGRDPALNWPGSSLLCFPATMISSRIEDGEKVDVRQLFAGLCETLNEAKTRAGAVVG; this is encoded by the coding sequence ATGTCGGGAACGGTTCTGGAAGCCGAGGAAAGCCAGTATCTCGAGGCGCAGCGCGGCTGGCTGAAGGCGCATTTCCCCGACAATCCCGAGGGCCGCTATGCGACGGTCGAGGGCAAGATCGACCTGATCGAGCGGATATTGGCGAATGGCTGGATCACCGAAGGCGAGACCCGCCAGTATCAGGCGCTGGGCGTCGGCTTCGGCGATTCACTGGCGCAGGAACTCGGCTTCGTCTGGGTGACGGTGCAGGACGAGCATGGCCGCGACCCCGCGCTGAACTGGCCGGGCAGCAGCTTGCTGTGCTTCCCCGCGACGATGATCTCCAGCCGGATCGAGGATGGCGAGAAGGTGGATGTGCGCCAGTTGTTCGCCGGTCTGTGCGAGACGCTGAACGAGGCGAAGACCCGGGCGGGAGCCGTGGTGGGTTAA